From the Gadus morhua unplaced genomic scaffold, gadMor3.0, whole genome shotgun sequence genome, one window contains:
- the LOC115539298 gene encoding uncharacterized protein LOC115539298, producing MKDKTPPQILEVVEKAKKDVCDLLKNGRAFSYAVLKQIVSSPNPIEGLIEELKYHHLFVTGVPPPLPIGNPRLVTETLSECPGEAPGETEPSDVESCGSNELFQCRQEKTYTKDKMVKAKDLGILKKHSADHPLLKRFADYLKNDYENAKYQQEVDTVSRYLYFADPTEPSLKFVNDREKLRDFLGQQAKAGYKAQTSGNYIKCLKRFLEFHLTRTGLRQDDRELYKQCTLYLSFLTSSQSVLSKQASKEIVQKRHALLFDKSQPTPRECLAVLDKGEGDLVKIMNQLDDSSSSSLSRTECIFVLYYLEAIVILRHCQRPCVVQSMKVKEWLERKHADDDSIVFVKDHKTAAHFSIVLSKKEEAWFEKYYNKVRPQLLAGERKRKRDEQDEKDGDDFFFVSSRGKPINNAAGDLIKLQQKCNVPQVSSQVVRRVFQTAANRLDDPQKKAVSDYLG from the exons ATGAAGGATAAGACACCACCACAGATCCTAGAGGTGGTTGAAAAGGCCAAGAAAGATGTGTGTGACCTCCTGAAGAATGGACGGGCTTTTAGTTATGCAGTCCTGAAGCAAATCGTCTCATCACCAAATCCAATCGAAGGATTGATTGAGGAGCTGAAATACCATCACTTGTTTGTGACAGgagtccctcctcctctgcccattGGTAATCCAAGGTTGGTCACCGAAACCCTTTCTGAATGCCCTGGGGAGGCACCCGGAGAGACAGAGCCATCTGATGTGGAATCTTGCGGCAGCAATGAGCTTTTTCAATGTAGACAAGAGAAAACGTATACCAAAGACAAAATGGTGAAAGCGAAGGATTTAGGCATTTTGAAAAAGCATTCAGCAGATCATCCATTGCTCAAGCGCTTTGCCGACTACCTAAAGAATGATTACGAAAATGCAAAGTACCAACAGGAGGTTGACACTGTTTCCCGGTACCTGTATTTTGCTGATCCTACGGAACCATCTTTGAAGTTTGTCAATGACAGAGAGAAGCTCAGAGACTTCCTGGGTCAACAGGCTAAGGCAGGGTATAAGGCACAAACATCAGGAAATTACATCAAGTGCTTGAAAAGGTTCTTGGAGTTCCACTTGACAAGGACCGGCTTGAGACAGGATGACAGGGAGCTCTACAAGCAGTGCACGTTATATTTGAGTTTTTTAACTTCTTCACAGAGTGTCCTCTCTAAGCAAGCGAGCAAAGAAATTGTGCAAAAGAGGCATGCCTTGTTGTTTGACAAAAGTCAACCCACACCTCGTGAATGCTTGGCTGTTCTTGATAAAGGTGAAGGTGACTTAGTGAAAATCATGAATCAACTTGATGACAGTTCTTCTTCCTCCCTGAGTAGGACTGAGTGCATATTTGTGCTATACTATCTTGAGGCAATTGTCATACTAAGACACTGCCAACGGCCATGTGTGGTGCAGAGCATGAAG GTCAAGGAATGGCTTGAACGGAAACACGCAGATGATGATTCAATCGTTTTTGTAAAGGACCACAAGACGGCTGCACATTTCTCAATTGTCCTGTccaagaaggaggaggcgtggttTGAGAAATATTACAACAAAGTGCGGCCACAGCTCCTTGCTGGCGAAAGGAAACGTAAGCGAGATGAGCAGGATGAAAAGGATGGAGatgattttttctttgtgtcctCCCGCGGTAAGCCAATTAACAATGCAGCTGGTGATCTGATAAAGCTCCAGCAAAAGTGCAACGTCCCCCAGGTGAGCAGCCAGGTTGTACGGAGGGTATTTCAGACAGCAGCTAACCGCCTGGATGACCCTCAGAAGAAAGCAGTTTCTGACTACCTGGGATGA